One Tamlana carrageenivorans genomic region harbors:
- a CDS encoding RagB/SusD family nutrient uptake outer membrane protein gives MYSCDDFVDELPISEISPEQFYKDNAQLEAALIGAYDGVQVAYSDFYINTGEFRSDDFQPNGANASRNSLHNSTLDPGEGYLRWRNHYVVIDRVNRIIEAENNFVGADPNLIGQAYAIRSKVYFDLARMFNDVPVFTKPINTVSEAKQPQTPYAEVMSNLVIPDMLKAEEYLSTVQSNYRFSKSSVLAHQAEVYMWEKQEQLAKEAIEKLITLGSHSLVQTPEDWQNLFLNQPATDQFPDGPGKVQMGPELIFSIQYNFEETSSGVARAYNAGAAVTTISEETELEWIRRFPIDSLGWATKYPNTDPVFSQVVEEVDTTYTVPLYGDWRHFACRNENATMEDGLGSAAFGEARCTKFIKNRVGLDPNDDNTDIPVFRFADMILLLAEAELKLGNPNVCLDLINQVRTARQLPLASQTDFGNSFEAQLDFLLIERKLELFGEAKRWWDLVRNDKAVEVMTPILNNREVIPFGEDRIVWPIFREHLLENELLNQNPGWD, from the coding sequence TTGTATTCTTGTGATGATTTTGTTGATGAGTTACCTATAAGTGAAATTTCTCCAGAGCAATTTTACAAAGATAATGCACAATTAGAAGCGGCATTAATTGGTGCTTATGATGGTGTTCAAGTTGCATACAGTGATTTTTATATAAATACAGGCGAATTTAGGTCGGATGATTTTCAACCAAATGGAGCCAATGCTTCTAGAAATTCATTACATAATAGCACATTAGATCCAGGAGAAGGATACTTAAGATGGAGAAATCATTATGTGGTTATTGATAGGGTAAATAGAATTATTGAAGCAGAAAATAATTTTGTTGGAGCAGATCCAAATCTTATAGGGCAAGCTTATGCTATTAGGTCTAAAGTGTATTTTGATTTAGCACGAATGTTTAATGATGTACCTGTTTTTACCAAACCCATTAATACAGTAAGTGAAGCTAAACAACCTCAAACCCCATATGCCGAGGTTATGTCTAATTTGGTTATTCCTGATATGTTGAAAGCTGAAGAATACCTATCAACAGTACAATCAAACTATAGATTTTCTAAGTCTAGTGTTTTAGCTCATCAAGCTGAAGTTTATATGTGGGAGAAACAAGAACAATTGGCAAAAGAGGCTATAGAGAAGTTAATTACACTAGGTTCGCACAGTTTGGTGCAAACTCCAGAAGATTGGCAAAATCTATTCTTGAATCAACCAGCTACCGATCAATTCCCAGACGGTCCAGGTAAAGTTCAGATGGGACCTGAGTTAATTTTTTCAATTCAATATAATTTTGAAGAGACTTCTTCAGGAGTTGCAAGAGCTTATAATGCTGGGGCAGCTGTAACTACCATTTCTGAAGAAACTGAATTAGAATGGATTAGAAGGTTTCCTATCGATTCATTAGGTTGGGCAACAAAGTATCCTAATACAGATCCAGTTTTCTCACAGGTAGTAGAAGAAGTAGATACAACATACACAGTTCCGTTATATGGCGATTGGAGACATTTTGCTTGTAGAAACGAAAATGCTACCATGGAAGATGGATTAGGATCTGCTGCATTTGGGGAAGCCAGATGCACCAAATTTATTAAGAATAGGGTTGGTCTAGATCCAAATGATGATAATACAGACATTCCTGTTTTTCGTTTTGCTGATATGATTTTGTTGCTCGCAGAGGCCGAACTAAAGCTGGGTAACCCTAATGTATGTTTAGACTTGATTAATCAAGTAAGAACGGCAAGGCAATTACCATTAGCATCACAAACTGATTTTGGAAATTCATTTGAAGCGCAGCTAGACTTCTTATTGATAGAAAGAAAATTAGAATTGTTTGGTGAAGCCAAAAGATGGTGGGATTTGGTTCGAAATGACAAGGCGGTTGAAGTAATGACTCCAATTTTGAACAATAGAGAAGTAATTCCTTTCGGTGAAGACCGTATTGTTTGGCCGATTTTCAGAGAACATTTATTGGAAAATGAATTGTTAAATCAAAATCCAGGATGGGATTAA